GAGGTCGATGAAGGTCATGTGGTCGGCCAGCATGTGCATCCCCATCACGGTGTTGAAGGGGACGAGGCCGTGGGCGAGCAGCCAGTGCTGCTGGGTGAAGAGGCCGAGGTCCTTGCCCCCGCTCCCGAACTGCCAGTGGCGCTTCGCGGCCTGGAGGAAGAAGACCGCGGCCGCGGCCAGAAACGTGGCGGGCAAGACCCAGCGGGGGAGGGGGTGGACCTCCTCCCCCTCCTCCCCGAAGGGCCACGCCACGCAAGCGGCCAGGAGGGGAACGAGGAGGAAGAAGGTGGGCTCGGGGAGACGGCTCATCAGGAGGCCGGCCACGCCGGCCACCCCCGCCGCCACGGGATGCTCGAGGGCGGGGAGCCGCGGACGGAAGAGAGCCAGGAGAGCCGAGAGGACCGCTCCCCCGGCCAGGAGTGCCCACTCCCCCTCCGGCCACCGCGGGGTGAGAAGCCCTCCTGCCCCCAGCCCAAAGAGCGCGCCGATTGTCGCCGTCCGCGCCCTCTCCACTTAGCTGCCGCTGATGGTCATCTTCCGGATGCGGAGGGTGGGGGCGGCGCTCGCGCCCCGGAACTCGAGGTCGCTTCCCACCGCGTCCACGTCCTTGAGCATCGTCTTCAGGTTTCCCGCGATCGTGACCTCGTGCACGGGATGCACGAGCCGCCCCTTCTCGATCCAGTGGCCGACCGCTCCCTGGGAGTAGTCGCCGGACACGAGGTCCACGCCGAAGCCGATGAGGTCGGTCACGTACAGGCCCTTCTCGACACCCCCGAGGATCTCCTCCGGGGGCGTCACCCCCGCCTCGAAATAGAGGTTGCTGGCCCCCACCGAGGGTCCGCCCCCGATCCCGCGGCGCGCGGAGCCGGTCGAGCGGGCCCCGATCTTCCGCGCCGAATAGGAGTCGCAGAGGTAGTGCTTGAGGACCCCCCTCTCGAGGGGGACGTTCCGGCGGGTGGGCAACCCTTCCCCGTCGAAAGGCCGGGAGCCCAGGCCGCGCAGGCGCCGGCCGTCGTCGACGAGGGTGAGGAGGGGCGAGGCCACCGTCTCCCCGATCTTGTCTTTCAGGAAGGTGGCGTTGCGGAAGACGGAGTAGCCGGAGAGGGCGCTGAAGAGGGTGCCCAGGATCTCGGCCGCGGTCTCGGGGTCGAAGACCACCGGGACCTCGCAGGTGGGCACCTTGCGGGCCCCCAGCCGGCGCCGCGTCCGCTCCGCCGCCACCTCGCCCACGTGCTCGGGGGTCTCCAGATCGGAGAGCCCCCGCCCCGCGGTGTACCAGTAGTCGCGCTCCATCTGCCCGTCGCGTTGGGCTTGGGGCACGACGGAGAGGGAGACCGACGAGCTCCGGTAGCCGCCCCGGAACCCCAGGGTGTTGGCGAGCACCACGCTCCCCTCCCCGGAAGCGTAGGTGGCGCCCTGGGAGTTCGTGATCTCCGGAGAGGCGGCAAAGGCGGCGGCCTCCGCCCGCCGGGCCCGCTCGATCCGCTCCGGCGTCGGCAGGGCAGAGGGGGCGGGGTCGTAGAGGCCCAGCTCGATAGTGGACGCGGGGACGGTCTCCTCGGGCAGGCCGGCCGCGGGGTCCTCTCCCGTGACCTTGGCCATGGCCACCGTTTCCCGGACCAGGGTAGAGAGGGCGGGGGGCGAGAAGTCCGAGGTATAGGAAGATGCGGTCCGCTTTCCCACGAACACGCGGAGGCCGAGGGCCTTGCTCCCCGCCTCCTTGAGCGTCTCCACCTGGCCCTTGCGCACGGTGACGGAGAACTCGGTCCCCTCCGCGATCAGGAGGTCCGCGGCATCTGCCCCCGCGCCCTGGGCCTGCCGCAGAAGCGCCTCGGCGAGCGCTTGGTAGTCCATCGCCCCTCAGGCCTCCGTCGGTCGCGGGGCGAGCACGCGGTCGTAGAGGAGCATGAGCAGAGTGGACACGATTCCGACCACACCCACCACCACCCACATCTGGTGCGGGTTGGCGGAGCCGGGTCCCTGGATGTAGTAGGCCACCAGCTTGCCCCCGAGCGCTCCCGCAAAGAACGTCCCGATGGCGATGGGCAGGAAGGCGAAGCCCATGTAGGTCCCGACCTGGTTCTTGGGGGCGAGGTTGGCCACGTACTCGTAGTAGCGCGGGGCCTGGATGCCCTCCCCCAGGGCGAAGACCATGAGCCCGAAAGCGGCGGGGGCGATGGTGGGGGTGAGCTCCACGGGCGCCACGGGCAGGCCGAGAAGGGCCAGGAACCGCAGGACGAGGTTCATCACGAGCAGGACGGGCGCGGCCGCGACCTGGGCCCAGGCGGGAGGGGTCGCGATCATGCAGAACCAGGAGGCGCTGGCGAGGGCGAAACCCAGGGTCATGGCCGCGATGGGCTTGAGCCGCTTGGCGAGCGCGGTGGCGGCCACCGTGATCAGGATGATAGTCCAGGCGTCCACGGTTTCGATGAGCTCGAAGCGCTCGAACTTCAGGACGTCGCGGACGTAGAAGGGCAGCGAGTAGAAGACCTGCCAGAACATCACCCAGAACCCCGAGAAGATGACGAGGAAGGCCATGAAGCGGAGGTTCAGGAAGACGGTGAGCATGTCCGAGAGCACCTTGGCCAGCGAGGTCGGGGGCCGGGTCTCCGCGGGCTGGGTTGGCTCCCGGTAGAAGAGGAGGGTCGCGAGGAGGAGCAGAAAGCTCGTGGCCGAGGACATCACGAGCACGTAGGCGATGCCGAGGTTCTGGCGCACGGGCACGGCCAGGAAGGGGCCCACCGCCCCCCCCACGTTCACGAGCGTGTAGTAGATCGAGTAGCCGAGGGAGCGGGTCTCGCCGGTGGTGGTCCGGGCCACCGTCCCCACGATCGAGGGCTTGATGAGGGAGCCCCCGATGGCGGTGATCAGGAGGGCCAGGAGCATGTAGGTCCGGGCTCCCAGGGCCTGCACGATGGGCTGCCCGGCGGGGAGGCCGCCGAGCCCGATCAGGAAATAGCCCACGCAGAAGATCGCGAAGCAGAAACACAGGCTCTTCCGAAAGCCGTAGCGATCCACGACCGTCCCCGCCAGGATGGGCAGGAAGTAGAGGAGGGTGTTGAAGAAGCTTCCTACCAGCCAGCCCGCCGCTTCCGGTCCCAGGCCGACCGTCTCCGCCACGTAAACGGCCAGGACCGCCTTGCTCCCGTAGTAGGCGAAGCGCTCGAAGAGCTCGAGGACGTTCGCGATCCAGAAGGTGCGGCTGAAGCCCTGGCGAAGGGTGCCCAGAAGGGGGGTGAGGGTCAAGGAGTCCTCCCGCGATGGGGTCCGGGCATCTTTCCGGCTTGTGGCCCCCGCGTCAAGGGGGGCCGGGGGGGGGACGTCTCATCGGCGGGTCTTCTTGGCGCGGGGGCGCCGCGGCGCTGCCGCCGCCGGCTTTTCTGGAGCCTTCCCCTCCGTCCGCTCGATCTGGATCGTGCACTCGGTGAGGACCGCGGCCAGAGCGCCGATCGCGGCCAGGGCCGGTGCCGCGAGGGCGCCCACCACCCCCACCGTGAGGGGGAACTCGGCGACGCTCCGGCCCTGGTGCTGGATCACGATCCGGCGGACGTTCCCCTCGCGGACGAGGTCCTTGACCCTCTCGAGCAACTCTTCGCCCTCGACCTTCACGGACTCCCAGAGGGTCTTCTCCGCCATGCCCACCTCCGAACTACGTCCGCGTGCCCCCCACCGTGATCTCGGAGACCAGGATGGTGGGCAGCCCCACCCCCACCGGCACCGTCTGCCCGGCCTTGGAACAGACCCCCACCCCCTCGTCTAGCTTAAGGTCGTGGCCGATGCGGGTGACCTTGGTCAGGATGTCGGGCCCGTTGCCGATGAGGGTGGCCCCCACCACGGGAGAGCCGATCCTCCCGTCCTCGATCAGATAGGCCTCGGTGGCGGAGAAGACGAACTTGCCGCTCGTGATGTCCACCTGGCCGCCGCCGAAGTGCTTTGCGTAGAGGCCCCGGGGGACGGAGCGGATGATCTCCTCGGGATCGTCCTGACCCGCGAGCATGAAGGTGTTGGTCATGCGCGGGATGGGGATGGATCCGTAGCCCTGGCGCCGGCCGTTGCCGGTGGCGGGCATCTTCATGAGGCCGCTGTTCAAGCGGTCCTGCAGATACCCGCGCAGGACCCCGTTCTCGATCAGCACCGTCCGCCCGGGCACGTTCCCCTCGTCATCGATGTTGAGGCTGCCCCGGCGATTGGGCAGGGAGCCGTCGTCGATCACGGTCACCCCCTCCGCCGCCACCCGCTGGCCGATGCGCCCGGAGAAGGCGGAGGTGCCCTTGCGGTTGAAGTCGCCCTCCAGGCCGTGGCCCACCGCCTCGTGGAGGAGGATCCCCGGCCAGCCGGGAGCGAGCACCACCGGCATCGCCCCCGCGGGGGCCTCCCTGGCCCCCAGGAGGACGATGGCCATGCGGGCGGCCTCCCGCGCGAAGTACTCCGGCGGCCTCTCCGCGAAGAACTCTGGCCCCAGCCGCCCGCCCCCCCCCGCGCTGCCCTCGCGCCGCACCCCCTTCTCGGCCGCGATCACGGAGACGCGGATGGAGAACAGGGGCTGCACGTCCTCGGCCAGGATGCCCGCGGAGTTGGCGATGCGGACGCCCCGGGTCTCCTCGCCCAGGGAGACGATGACCTTGTCGACCCGCGGGTCATGGGCCCGCGCCGCCCGGTCCGCGCGCTCCACCAGAGCGATGCGCTCCGCGAGGGCGAGCCCCCCGATCGAGGACTCGCCGTAGCGGCGGCTGACGGGGGCGGGGGAAACGGCCTCCGGAGGCAGGGATCGTGGGCCGGAGGCGATGTGGGCCGCCGTCTCCGCGGCCCGGGCCATGGCCGGCCAAGACAGGTCGTCGGTGTAGGCGTAGCCGGTGCGTTCCCCCGCCACCACCCGCACCCCTAGGCCGCAGGTCACCCCCGCGGAGGCGGTACGGATGATCCCCTCCTCCAGGAGGAGCGACGAAGTGCGTTCGTGCTCGAAGTATAGGTCGGCGAAATCCCCCCCCCGCTCAAGGGCCAGGGACAAGAGCCGCTCCATTTCCAAGACCGGGACGTCGGCGGGGACCCGGGCGCGGTCATCGAGGCTCATGCGAGCACTATAGCAGGAGGCAGGCGCGGGCGACGGTCCCCGGTTTGTACCCGGAGCCGCCGCTAACTTAACATGGGTATTGCCCGGCGCGCGCAGAGGCGGAACCTCCGGGGCGCGCGCGTCGTACTTAAGAAGATAGCATCACGGAGGCTCCATGGCATCGAAACGGACGCGGATCCTTGCCGCCGCCGGGATGGTCCTGGTCCTGGGCGGGGTCGTGGGATTCAGCGTGGCCCGGGACAACCGCAGCAAGGTCCCGGTCCAGACCCAGAAGGTCGAGCGGCGTGACCTCGTCTCCATCGTTTCCGCTTCCGGCGAGGTCAGGCCGAAGCGCTACGTCAACATCGGGGCCAACCCCTCCGGCCGCATCATCCAACTCACGGTCAAGGAAGGGGACATGGTCAAGAAGGGCCAGGTCCTGGCCCGGATCGAGTCCACGCGCTTCGAGGCGGAGACCCGCCAGTCGGAGGCGGCGGTGCTCTCCGCGCGCGCGGACCTGGATCGGGCCCTGGCCGACGTGGACGTGGCCCAGCTGGCCTTCGACCGGACGAAGAAAATGTTCGCGGACAAGCTGGTCTCCGATCAGGTCATGGACCAGGCCCTGGCCGATCTGAAGATGAAGACCGCCAACGCGGAGTCCCTGAGGAAGAGGATCGCCCAGCTCCAGGCCCAGCTCGACTCCATCCGCGACGACCTCGACAAGACGACCGTCATCTGCCCCATGGACGGCATGGTCACGAGCCTCCCTAAGGAGGAGGGGGAAGTGGTGATCGGGGCCCAGAGCTTCAGCCCCACCGTGATCATGACCGTGGCCGACCTCTCGGTCATGGAGAGCGAGATCATGGTGGACGAGACCGACATCCGGAACGTGAAGCTGGGGCAGTCCGCGGAGGTCCGGGTGGATGCGCTAGAGGGGATCAAGATCAAAGGCGAGGTCACGGAGATCGGAGCCTCCGCCATTCCCCGGGGCTCCACCACCGCCACCTCCCAGGGCGCGGCCGGGGTGAGCACCGGGAACCAGGCCAAGGACTTCAAGGTCACGGTCACCCTGAAAGACCCCCCCTCGAGCCTGCGGCCGGGGTTGAACGCCACCGCCGACATCACCACCGCCCGCAAGGAGCGGGTGCTGGCCGTCCCCATCCAGTCGGTGGTGGTGCGGGAGCTGAACAAGGAAGGCAAGATCGCGGACCCCGCGGAGCCGCCCGCGGAGGGGGGCAATGCTGCCGTCCTCGTGACCAAGCCGCAAAAAGGGGAGGAGAAGGACGGGGTGTTCGTGGTCACCAAGGACGGGAAGGTCGCCTTCCGACCGGTCAAGACCGGCATCATCGGGGACACGGACATCGAGATCGTGGGGGGGGTGACGGAGGGGGAGGAGATCGTGTCCGGATCCTACAAGACCCTGCGCACCCTCAAGGATCAGGCTCGGGTCAAGGTCGAGGTCCCGAAGAAGTCATGAGCGCGGAGCCGATCGCCTTGTCCGACAGCGGCTCCCTCATCCGGGCCGAGGACCTCTGGCGCACCTACGCGATGGGGGCGGAGGAGATCCATGCCCTGCGCGGAGTGAGCTTCACCATCCAGAAGGGCGAGTACGTGGCGGTGATGGGGCCCTCGGGCTCGGGCAAGTCCACCCTCATGAACCTCATCGGCTGCCTGGACACCCCTTCCCGGGGAAGCTACGTCCTTCGCGGCAAGGTGGTGTCCGAGATGAACGACGACGAGCTGGCCGCGGTCCGGAACCGCGAGATCGGCTTCGTCTTCCAGACCTTCAACCTGCTCCCTCGGGCCACCGCCCTCCACAACGTGGAGCTGCCCCTGGTCTACGCGGGCGTGCCCAAGGAGGAGCGGATCGTTCTGGCCCGCCGCGCCCTGGAGATGGTGGACTTGGGCGACCGCGTGACCCACAAGCCCAACGAGCTCTCGGGGGGCCAGCGGCAGCGGGTGGCCATCGCCCGCGCCCTGGTCATGACGCCCTCGATCCTGCTCGCGGACGAGCCCACGGGCAACCTGGACACCGTCACCGGGGACGAGATCATGCGCCTCTTCGACAAGCTCCACGGGGACGGGAACACCATCATCCTGGTCACCCACGAGAAGGACATAGCGGACCACGCCCGCCGGACCATCCACATCCGCGACGGCCGCATCGAGAGCGACGTTCGAAACGCGGGGGGGTGAGGAGCCGAAGCCATGCCCTTCACCGAGGCCATCACCATCGCCCTGTCGTCCCTGCGCGCGAACAAGCTCCGCTCCTTCCTCACCGTCCTCGGCATCCTCATCGGGGTCTCCTCCGTGATCGCGGTGGTGGCCATCACGGACGGACTGGATCGCTACATCTCGGACAAGGTCCTGGAGCTGGGGAGCAAGAGCTTCAGCGTCCAGAAGATGCCCGACGTCATCACCAGCCGTGACCAATGGCGGGAGATGATGAAGCGGAAGGACTTGACCCTGGAGGACTACCAGGTCGTCAAGAAGGGGTGTATGGCCTGCTCCGAAGTGGGGGCCATGGTGGGCATGACCAGCAACGCCAAGTGGGGCCGTACGCTCCAGGACAACGTCCGCATCATCGGCATCACCGAGAACTTCCCCCGCATCGGCAGCGTCCGCGACATCGTTGTGGGGCGTCCACTGATCCCGGATGACATCGAGCAGGTCCGGCCGGTGGCGGTGATCGGCAGCGACCTCGTGGAAGCATTCTTCGGAGAGATGGAACCCCTGGGCAAGGAGATCCTGCTGAACGGCCGCCCCGTGAAGGTGGTGGGGGTGGCGGAGAAGAAAGGGACCATCTTCGGGCAGAGCCAGGACAACTTCGCCTGGATCCCCATCAGCACTTTCCGCAAGTTCTACGGATCCCGCCGCTCCGTCGAGATCCAGGCGGAAGCGTGGTCCATGTCTGACTTCGAGACGGCCCAGGACCAGGCGCGGGTGGCCATGCGGGTGCGCCGACACCTGGACTACGACAAGGCCGACGATTTCAGCGTGGAGACAGGTCAGAGCGTCATGGATCTCTGGGAGAGCGCCACCCGCGGGATCTACGTGGTGACCATCGTGGTCACCGCCATCAGCCTCCTCGTGGGCGGCATCGTGGTCATGAACATCATGCTCGTGTCGGTGACGGAGCGGATCCGGGAGATCGGGGTGAGAAAGGCCCTGGGCGCCCGGCGGCGGGACATCCTCCGGCAGTTCCTGGTCGAGTCGGTGATCCTCTCCGCCTTCGGGGGAGCCCTGGGCGTGCTGGGAGCCACCCTGGCCTCCAAGGGCCTGGCCCTGGTGCTCGGCAGCATCATGTCCGCGGATTTCTCCGCCCCCGTCCGCCTCTGGGCGGTGCTCCTCGCCCTTTTCGTCTCCAGCGTCGTGGGTCTGGTGGCGGGGATCTATCCGGCAAGCCGGGCCGCGGCCCTCGACCCCGTGGAAGCCCTGAGGAACGAATGAGTTCCGACCCCACCCTCCGGCGAAGGCTCATCGCGCGGTTCCCGATGGTTTTCGCGCTCGGAGAGGCGGTGGGCCTCGGCCTCCAGGCCATCCGCGCCTACAAGATGCGGGCCTTCCTCACTATCCTGGGCGTGGTCATGGGAATCATGACCGTCACCGGCATGAGCGCGATCGTGGCCGGCCTCAACGCCTCCATGGCCAAGCAGATCGAGGGCTTCGGCTCGGGCGTAATCTTCATTCGTCCCTGGGGGCCGGGGGAGAACGTGTCCGCCGACGAGAGGCGGCGCCGCAAGGGCCTCTCCGACGCTGAGGTCCACGCCGTCACCGAGCACTGCGTTACCTGTCAGGGCATCGCGCCCATGGAGATCCTGAACTTCGACGTCATCAAGTACGGGAACTACAAGCTCCAAGCCGCCAATCTCCTCGGGACCACTCCGGAGTTTGCCACCGTTCACGATGTGTTCGTGGAGAAGGGACGCTTCCTTTCTCCCTCCGACCTGAGCCGGGGGGCCCGGGTGGTGGTCATCGGCTACGACGTGGCGGAGGCGCTCTTCCCTTACGTCGATCCCCTGGACAAGGAGGTCTTGATCGACGGCCTGCGCTTCAAGGTCATTGGGGTGGTCGAGAAGAAGGGACGCTTCCTGGGCCTGAACCGGGACAACGACATGCTGCTGCCCTTAGGCTCCACCGGGAAGCGGGACAAGAACTTCAATTTCCTAGTCGCGGACGTGAAAGCGGTCTCCGCCAGCCAGATGGACAACGCGATCGAGGAGGTGCGGGAGATCCTGCGGCGTCAGCGCAAGCTCAAGTTCCTGGCCAAGGACACCTTCCGTCTCTTCACCCAGGACACGCTCACCGACCTCTACAAACAGTTCACGGGCGGGATCTACGTCGTGATGATCGCCATCTCTTCCATCGGCCTTCTGGTGGGGGGGGTGGGGGTCATGAACATCATGCTTGTCTCCGTGACCGAGCGGACGCGCGAGATCGGCGTGCGCAAGGCCCTGGGCGCCACGAGGCGCGACATCCGCTGGCAGTTCCTGACCGAGGCCATGACCCTCACGGGAGCGGGCGGTGTCCTTGGCATCCTCATCGGAGGTCTCGTGGCCTGGCTGATCGACACTTTTTCCCCCTTCCCCGCCGTCGTGCAGACCACGTGGGTGGTGATCGCGTTTCTGACCTCGGTGGTGGTGGGCCTGACCTTCGGCCTGTGGCCCGCGGCCAAGGCGGCCCGCCTGGATCCCATCGAGGCTCTCCGCTACGAGTGAGGAGGGCGGAATGCCCGAGGGGACACCCCCCGAGAGCGCGGCCGAGCCCGGCTTCGTCGAGAACCTAGCCCAGGTCTATTTTTCCCCCGGAGAGGCCTTCCTCGCCATCACCCGACGGCCCCGCTTCTGGCTGCCCTTAATCGCCTACCTGGCCCTCATGGCGGCCTTCACCGCCGTCTGGCTCCACCAGATGGAGCCGGCCCAGTTCCTGAGGAACCAGCTCGAGGAGTCGGGGAAGTGGGAGCGCATCCCGCCGGAGAGCCGCGACACCGCGCTGGCCATGCCAATCAAGCTATTCCCTGTCATCGCGTGGGTGGGCACCCTCCTGGGCGGGCCGCTGACGATCGTGGTCATGGCTGCCGTCCTACTCTTTGTCTTCCGCGTGATCTACACGGGCGAGGTCACATTCGCGCAGTCCATGGCGGTGGTGAGCTATAGCTTCCTGGCCACCCACCTCCTGACCACACCTCTCATCCTCTTAGTGATGGGCTTGAAGGGGGACTGGAACCTGAACCCCCAGGAGGCTCTCCAAGCCAACCCCACGCTCCTGCTCGAGCGGGCCGCGCTGGCGAAGCCGCTTTACGCTCTCGTGGGCAGCCTAGACCTCATCTCCTTCTGGCAGATGGGTCTCCTGGCGGTGGGCTTCGCCGTGGCCTCGCGGTGCAGCGTCAAGAAGGCCGTGTGGGGGGTGGTTGTGCCCTGGGCCCTCCTCGTCCTGGGCAAGGTCGTCCTGGCCGCCTTCTAGATCCTGGCTCGAGGGGCTCCCTCCCGACTGTTGACAGTGCAAGTTCCGCCCGAGGTCATGGGACGCGACTTGGCTGGCGTGCGTCTCGGGTCTCACACATGTCCTGGAGTGCAACCGGCACCCTCAAAGGGGTCCTACCGCTTAGGGCAGACTGCCATGTAGGCAGGTGAAGTCTCGGACCCCCGCCGGCCGCTCTTGAGCTCATCTGCGCAAACGTCGGCTCGGTCTGGCAGTGGTGTCGAGAGAAGCTTCGCGACGTTGAGCAGCCCTGGACCGAAGCCACCGTAACTGCTCCAGGGCTGCGCTCGGCGCCGTATCTCTGGTGCGTAGCTCTCGGTCCCAAGCCGAGCCGCCAGCTCAGCCGGGGTCTGGGCGCTTTTCTTCAGAGCGTAGCGGAAGGCCGAAGAAAGGGCGGGGCCGTACTTATCGAAGAGCAGATCGCGACCCCAGTATTGGACCCAAAGCGTCGCAACCCCGGCCGTGATCGCGGTCGCGAAAGAGGTCCCGTCGCCAATGTCGATATCCTCGCTGATCGTGCCGCCCTCGCTCTTCGTCTCCGATCTCCAGACGCCGAGGGCGGGAGCGGTGATGTCGACCTTCGGGCCGCGTGACGACTGGCTCCAGGGGGTGCCGAAGACGGTACTGCCGGCCACCGTGATCACGGAGGGATAGGAGCCGGGGAAGCTCACCGGATAGCTCTTGAAGAAGAGATCCTTCAGGAAAGTTGGCATGGGGTACTGTCCCGCGGCGGCCACGACAATGATTCCCTGCTGCTCGGCCTCGGCGATCACCTGTTGCAATTCGGCGTTGCTCTGCATGTCCTCCTTGCTCTCCGCGCAGACTCCGCCCATGCTGATCGAGATCACCTGGGCATGCTTCTCGATCGCGTGATACACGCCGGCGGCGAGGGACTTCACGCGGAGGTCAAAGGTGATGTCTCCGATCCCTTCGAACAGAGCCTTCGGGAAGCTCGGGAAGCCCAGCAGAATTCCATCGGTGACGCGGACGGGCACGACCTCCGCGCCGGGGACGATGCCCAGGACCTTGTCCTCCGCCTGAGGCGGGTTACATCCGGCCGGCAACACGTGGGGGCTCGCCAGCACCGTGCCTGTGCCCGTCCCGTGGGAGGGCTGTCGTGTCTCGCTGAAGAGAGGCACTCCGGGTAGGCCCGGTGGGGTGAGGGGGTCCCGCGGGTCCTGCCCGCAAGCGAAGTAGTCGTAACCCAGCTGGGGTTGCAGGGGTCCATGGGGGGACGCTCCATCTCGGTACTGGCAGTTGTCGGTGTAGCCGGTGTCCAAGTGGGCCACCCGCACGCCGTGACCCGGGTCTTCCCCCGGGCGCTGTTCTCGGGTTCGCTTGTCCCCCAGGAGCTTGAGGGCGCCCTCGTAGTCGATCTGCTTCAGCGACCACCGGGGGTCGTTCCGGGAGATGGCTTTCGCGGCCTCCTCGTCCGCGGACGGCTTGGGCGGGGGGGGCAGGGTCTGCTGCGCGGCCTCCCAGGCCACATTGAGTCGGTAGGGGAATCGCAAGCCGAGGCGCTCATGCTCTGCCTTGGCCGCGCTCAGTCCCTTGACGAGCTGGCTGAAACCCAGCTCGGTGGCCAAGCTTCCCAGGGGCGCACCCGCCTTTCTTGCCAGGCAGAGGAGATATTCCTGGGGCGGCTCCGGAGAAGGTGCGCCGGGCATGGCCAGCGCAGGGCCGGGCGCGGGGGCCGCTCGCCTCAAGGGAATGACGGCGGAAAGGCAGGGCTTGTCGGGCGAGCCCCCCAGGACCCGGCAGAGCTCTTGATTGGCGGCGTCGAGACCCTCGGGATTCTGCGCGGCTCCCAGGAGGGCATGTGCCTTCTTTGCTGATCGGAGCAGGGTCAGGGATGCCGCTGGTTCTGGTGGGCCCTTTCGCTGTGGTTCGCGCGCGATTTCATCCAGCACTCGGTCTTCAGGGAGAGCCACCCGAGGATCGGGAACGTACGTCAGCGAAGGGACAGCCGGCTCGCTGACGACCCCCGGCCGCTTGCACCCACAGCCGGGCAGATCAAGCATCCAGAGGAGGCAGATACCCAAGACCCCGAGTCTCACGACCCGCACATGACGTGGATAAGGCGTCACTCTCTCCCTCCAGAGTTCCGGAGCCTCGCGCTCCCTAAGGCTGCGGCGGCCGGTCGACCATCGACTGGATCCGCTTCTTCGTCTCGGGATGCAGCCGGACTTTCACGGC
This portion of the Vicinamibacteria bacterium genome encodes:
- a CDS encoding ABC transporter permease, coding for MSSDPTLRRRLIARFPMVFALGEAVGLGLQAIRAYKMRAFLTILGVVMGIMTVTGMSAIVAGLNASMAKQIEGFGSGVIFIRPWGPGENVSADERRRRKGLSDAEVHAVTEHCVTCQGIAPMEILNFDVIKYGNYKLQAANLLGTTPEFATVHDVFVEKGRFLSPSDLSRGARVVVIGYDVAEALFPYVDPLDKEVLIDGLRFKVIGVVEKKGRFLGLNRDNDMLLPLGSTGKRDKNFNFLVADVKAVSASQMDNAIEEVREILRRQRKLKFLAKDTFRLFTQDTLTDLYKQFTGGIYVVMIAISSIGLLVGGVGVMNIMLVSVTERTREIGVRKALGATRRDIRWQFLTEAMTLTGAGGVLGILIGGLVAWLIDTFSPFPAVVQTTWVVIAFLTSVVVGLTFGLWPAAKAARLDPIEALRYE
- a CDS encoding YIP1 family protein, which gives rise to MPEGTPPESAAEPGFVENLAQVYFSPGEAFLAITRRPRFWLPLIAYLALMAAFTAVWLHQMEPAQFLRNQLEESGKWERIPPESRDTALAMPIKLFPVIAWVGTLLGGPLTIVVMAAVLLFVFRVIYTGEVTFAQSMAVVSYSFLATHLLTTPLILLVMGLKGDWNLNPQEALQANPTLLLERAALAKPLYALVGSLDLISFWQMGLLAVGFAVASRCSVKKAVWGVVVPWALLVLGKVVLAAF
- a CDS encoding S8/S53 family peptidase, producing MLDEIAREPQRKGPPEPAASLTLLRSAKKAHALLGAAQNPEGLDAANQELCRVLGGSPDKPCLSAVIPLRRAAPAPGPALAMPGAPSPEPPQEYLLCLARKAGAPLGSLATELGFSQLVKGLSAAKAEHERLGLRFPYRLNVAWEAAQQTLPPPPKPSADEEAAKAISRNDPRWSLKQIDYEGALKLLGDKRTREQRPGEDPGHGVRVAHLDTGYTDNCQYRDGASPHGPLQPQLGYDYFACGQDPRDPLTPPGLPGVPLFSETRQPSHGTGTGTVLASPHVLPAGCNPPQAEDKVLGIVPGAEVVPVRVTDGILLGFPSFPKALFEGIGDITFDLRVKSLAAGVYHAIEKHAQVISISMGGVCAESKEDMQSNAELQQVIAEAEQQGIIVVAAAGQYPMPTFLKDLFFKSYPVSFPGSYPSVITVAGSTVFGTPWSQSSRGPKVDITAPALGVWRSETKSEGGTISEDIDIGDGTSFATAITAGVATLWVQYWGRDLLFDKYGPALSSAFRYALKKSAQTPAELAARLGTESYAPEIRRRAQPWSSYGGFGPGLLNVAKLLSTPLPDRADVCADELKSGRRGSETSPAYMAVCPKR